GCCTGCCACCAAATGTAGCAAATGGAACAACAAGAGTTGGACTCATTATTCAAAATGTATTCGCATCCTTAAATTTTCACAAACTCAAGATATTAAAAGTAAAATTTGCATTTTTAATGGGCATACCCGCAATAGCTGGAGCGCTCTTTGGAAGTTATATAGCAACCTGCACACCCAATGAGATTTTAAAGAAAATCATAGCCGTTTTAATGGTTCTAATAAGCTTAATTACAATATACAAGCCGGACAAGTTTATAAAAAACAGAGACTTCAGTAAAAAAAAGTGGGTTTTTATGATTATAGCCTTTTTCTTTATAGGTATCTATGGCGGATTTATTCAGGCAGGTGTAGGGTTCTTCATAATCACAGCATCAATATGGGGCGGATTCAACATGGTTGAAGCAAACTCAATAAAAGTGCTCATAATCACACTTTATACGATAATGATTTTGCCTGTTTTTTTATTAGCCCATCAGGTAAATATACCCATAGGCATACTGCTTGGTCTTGGAAGTATAATCGGAGCAAAACTCGCAATCAATGTATCGATAAAGAAAGGTGATAAATTCATAAGGGCTGCACTGCTCATACTTCTTGTGATATTTGCAATAAAACTGTTTCTATTTTAAGGAGAAAAGGGCATGAAAATTTACATCGTCTCAATTGGAGAAGAGATACTCGAAGGCTCTATTTTAGACACAAACACAAACTATATAGCAAAACAGCTTACAAAAGAAGGATATAAGCCCGATGGCTTTTTTGCCGTTGGAGATAGTCTAAAAGAGATAGTCAGCCTATTTGAGAATCTAATCAAAAAAGAGTCTATAATCATAACGACAGGCGGATTAGGGCCAACATTTGACGACAACACAACCCTTGCCATTGCCAAAACCTGCAAAAAAAAGTTAAAACTAAACAGAGAAGCCTATTTTGATGTTTTGAAAAAGGTAAGAGCCAAAGGTGTAAAATTAAAACTTTCACATACACGACAGGCTTTTTTACCAGAAAGCTGCAAACTTATACCAAACAAACACGGGACGGCATCGGGAATATTTATCAAATGTGAGAATTCATACTTCATAAGTTTACCCGGCGTGCCAACAGAGATGAAACCGATGTTTGACAATTACTGCATAAACATAATAAAAGAGATAATCCCAAAAAAAGAGCTATTTAGAATGGATTTAAAGCTAATAGGTGTGCCAGAATCCGACATGGACAAATTTGTAAAGAGTATTAATACCGACAATGTGAAGGTTATATTGAATGCTATGGAAGGTGAGCTTGCAGTAAGGTTAATATCTCAAGACAAAAGCAGAATAGAACAGATAAAACAGATTATCGAAGATGAGTTTGGATATAGGTTATACTCCGATAAAAACGAGACAATCGAAGATGTGCTTTCTGAGACACTTGAAAAGCTCAATTTAAACATAGCATTCTTGGAGAGCATAACGGCAGGATATCTATCTCAACTTATGTATGATAAACCATCTTTTGTTGGAAGTCTCATAAGCGACAAAAACAGCGATATCAAAAATATA
This genomic stretch from Hippea alviniae EP5-r harbors:
- a CDS encoding sulfite exporter TauE/SafE family protein — translated: MFEIGSLTLLKGIGIFTLGIIVGFINVLAAGGSFLTLAFLIAIGLPPNVANGTTRVGLIIQNVFASLNFHKLKILKVKFAFLMGIPAIAGALFGSYIATCTPNEILKKIIAVLMVLISLITIYKPDKFIKNRDFSKKKWVFMIIAFFFIGIYGGFIQAGVGFFIITASIWGGFNMVEANSIKVLIITLYTIMILPVFLLAHQVNIPIGILLGLGSIIGAKLAINVSIKKGDKFIRAALLILLVIFAIKLFLF
- a CDS encoding competence/damage-inducible protein A, translated to MKIYIVSIGEEILEGSILDTNTNYIAKQLTKEGYKPDGFFAVGDSLKEIVSLFENLIKKESIIITTGGLGPTFDDNTTLAIAKTCKKKLKLNREAYFDVLKKVRAKGVKLKLSHTRQAFLPESCKLIPNKHGTASGIFIKCENSYFISLPGVPTEMKPMFDNYCINIIKEIIPKKELFRMDLKLIGVPESDMDKFVKSINTDNVKVILNAMEGELAVRLISQDKSRIEQIKQIIEDEFGYRLYSDKNETIEDVLSETLEKLNLNIAFLESITAGYLSQLMYDKPSFVGSLISDKNSDIKNIFEEADILACPCNLVGNEFDLKVRINDERIETTLRYLGNINFLRKSISKRTLGFIYEWLMENYD